Within the Candidatus Cloacimonadota bacterium genome, the region TCGATGTCGCAATTTATAGAAGTGAAACCATATTCTTTGTTTTCTCCGCTTTCAATCTCACCACCGATCATTTTTGCGAGAAGTTGATGTCCGTAACAGATCCCTAAAATCGGAATTTTATTTTTTCCCATATCAAGATTAATCCTGAATGCATCTTCCGTATTTACGGATTGTGGTCCGCCGGAAAATATTACTCCGACAATATCCTTATTTGTTTCAAAATCTTTAGGATGAACGATCTCACTGTAAACTCCCAGATCGCGAATTCTACGAGCTATGAGATGTGTGTATTGTCCACCAAAATCAACTATTATTATTTTTTTCATTTAAATCATTTTCTCACCGCAAAGATGCGAAGAACGCAAAGTTTACTTTTTTTCTTCGTATTCACCGCAAAGACGCAAAGAACGCAAAGTTTACTTTTTTCTTCGTATTCACCGCAAAGGTGCGAAGGACGCAAAGTTTTTTTTACAAATTATTTACTTTTCTTACAATTCCGTCTTTAATTAGCGGAACATTGAAATTAATCAAATATCCAAGTTGCTTATCAGACAATTTTAAATAAGAAATTATTTGTGCTTCGTGGATTGGAAATAATCTTTCAACTGCTTTCAGTTCAATTATAATCTCATTTTCAACCAACAAATCTAAACGATAACCAACATCTAATTTCTTGC harbors:
- a CDS encoding GxxExxY protein, whose amino-acid sequence is GKQIVDAAFQVHKALGPGLLESAYEACLVMELILRGFKVERQKTLPVFYKGKKLDVGYRLDLLVENEIIIELKAVERLFPIHEAQIISYLKLSDKQLGYLINFNVPLIKDGIVRKVNNL